In one Aythya fuligula isolate bAytFul2 chromosome 12, bAytFul2.pri, whole genome shotgun sequence genomic region, the following are encoded:
- the IRX5 gene encoding iroquois-class homeodomain protein IRX-5 isoform X2, protein MSYPQGYLYQPSASLALYSCPAYSTSVISGPRTDELGRSSSGSAFSPYAGSTAFTAPSPGYNSHLQYGTDPAAAAAAAFTSYVGSPYEHPPGMAGSLGYHPYAAPLGSYPYGDPAYRKNATRDATATLKAWLNEHRKNPYPTKGEKIMLAIITKMTLTQVSTWFANARRRLKKENKMTWTPRNRSEDEEEEENIDLEKNDEDEPHKPEDAPKGDPGSPDTAAEPKAAPGCERLQEPPSPREAEGGLSDSDCKEPAEERLDGLPALPKAPGVSPPGGRGEEPPPYRPPSAATTGPPPPAAAELHPLLPAAPSVIHSPQQAALAKPKLWSLAEIATSADKAKEAGGEAAPPGPPVLGGGAAGGPPRPSPPRPRSPGAQCPFPNGAVLPRPLYYTAPFYPGYTNYGSFGALHGHPAGGAAAPGAPFNGLNQTVLNRAESLAKESKLGRSQAQVDLCKDSPYELKKGMSNI, encoded by the exons ATGTCGTATCCTCAGGGTTACTTGTACCAGCCGTCGGCGTCCTTGGCTCTCTACTCCTGCCCGGCGTACAGCACCAGCGTGATCTCCGGCCCCAGGACCGATGAGCTCGGCAGATCGTCGTCGGGCTCCGCTTTTTCCCCTTATGCCGGATCTACCGCCTTCACCGCCCCTTCCCCGGGCTACAACTCCCACCTCCAGTACGGCACCGacccggccgccgccgccgccgccgccttcaCCTCCTACGTG GGCTCGCCCTACGAGCACCCGCCGGGCATGGCCGGCTCCCTGGGCTACCACCCGTACGCGGCGCCGCTCGGCTCCTACCCCTACGGGGACCCCGCGTACCGCAAGAACGCCACGCGGGACGCCACGGCCACCCTCAAGGCCTGGCTCAACGAGCACCGCAAGAACCCCTACCCCACCAAGGGCGAGAAGATCATGCTGGCCATCATCACCAAGATGACCCTCACCCAGGTCTCCACCTGGTTCGCCAACGCGCGGCGGAGGCTGAAGAAGGAGAACAAGATGACCTGGACCCCGCGGAACCGCAgcgaggacgaggaggaggaggagaacatCGACCTGGAGAAGAACGACGAGGACGAGCCGCACAAGCCCGAGGACGCCCCGAAGGGGGACCCCGGCTCGCCGGACACAG CGGCGGAGCCCAAGGCAGCGCCGGGCTGCGAGCGCCTgcaggagccccccagcccccgggaGGCCGAGGGCGGCCTGAGCGACTCGGATTGCAAGGAGCCGGCGGAGGAGCGGCTCGACGGGCTGCCGGCCTTGCCCAAGGCGCCCGGCGTTTCCCCGCCGGGGGGGCGCGGCGAGGAGCCCCCTCCGTACCGGCCACCCTCCGCCGCCACCaccgggccgccgccgcccgccgccgccgagctGCACCCGCTgctgcccgccgccccctcGGTCATCCACTCGCCGCAGCAGGCGGCCCTCGCCAAGCCCAAGCTCTGGTCGCTGGCCGAGATCGCCACCTCGGCGGACAAGGCGAAGGAGGCCGGCGGCGAGGCGGcgccccccgggccccccgTCCTCGGCGGTGGCGCTGCCGGGGGTCCCCCGCGCCCCTCGCCGCCGCGGCCGCGCTCGCCCGGGGCGCAGTGCCCGTTCCCCAACGGGGCCGTGCTGCCGCGGCCCCTCTACTACACGGCGCCCTTCTACCCCGGCTACACGAACTACGGCTCCTTCGGGGCCCTGCACGGGCACCCCGCCGGCGGGGCCGCCGCGCCCGGCGCCCCCTTCAATGGATTAAACCAGACTGTCCTCAACAGAGCCGAGAGCCTGGCGAAGGAAAGCAAACTGGGCAGGAGCCAGGCCCAGGTAGACCTTTGCAAAGACTCACCTTACGAACTGAAGAAAGGTATGTCCAACATTTAA
- the IRX5 gene encoding iroquois-class homeodomain protein IRX-5 isoform X1, with product MSYPQGYLYQPSASLALYSCPAYSTSVISGPRTDELGRSSSGSAFSPYAGSTAFTAPSPGYNSHLQYGTDPAAAAAAAFTSYVGSPYEHPPGMAGSLGYHPYAAPLGSYPYGDPAYRKNATRDATATLKAWLNEHRKNPYPTKGEKIMLAIITKMTLTQVSTWFANARRRLKKENKMTWTPRNRSEDEEEEENIDLEKNDEDEPHKPEDAPKGDPGSPDTGAAEPKAAPGCERLQEPPSPREAEGGLSDSDCKEPAEERLDGLPALPKAPGVSPPGGRGEEPPPYRPPSAATTGPPPPAAAELHPLLPAAPSVIHSPQQAALAKPKLWSLAEIATSADKAKEAGGEAAPPGPPVLGGGAAGGPPRPSPPRPRSPGAQCPFPNGAVLPRPLYYTAPFYPGYTNYGSFGALHGHPAGGAAAPGAPFNGLNQTVLNRAESLAKESKLGRSQAQVDLCKDSPYELKKGMSNI from the exons ATGTCGTATCCTCAGGGTTACTTGTACCAGCCGTCGGCGTCCTTGGCTCTCTACTCCTGCCCGGCGTACAGCACCAGCGTGATCTCCGGCCCCAGGACCGATGAGCTCGGCAGATCGTCGTCGGGCTCCGCTTTTTCCCCTTATGCCGGATCTACCGCCTTCACCGCCCCTTCCCCGGGCTACAACTCCCACCTCCAGTACGGCACCGacccggccgccgccgccgccgccgccttcaCCTCCTACGTG GGCTCGCCCTACGAGCACCCGCCGGGCATGGCCGGCTCCCTGGGCTACCACCCGTACGCGGCGCCGCTCGGCTCCTACCCCTACGGGGACCCCGCGTACCGCAAGAACGCCACGCGGGACGCCACGGCCACCCTCAAGGCCTGGCTCAACGAGCACCGCAAGAACCCCTACCCCACCAAGGGCGAGAAGATCATGCTGGCCATCATCACCAAGATGACCCTCACCCAGGTCTCCACCTGGTTCGCCAACGCGCGGCGGAGGCTGAAGAAGGAGAACAAGATGACCTGGACCCCGCGGAACCGCAgcgaggacgaggaggaggaggagaacatCGACCTGGAGAAGAACGACGAGGACGAGCCGCACAAGCCCGAGGACGCCCCGAAGGGGGACCCCGGCTCGCCGGACACAG GAGCGGCGGAGCCCAAGGCAGCGCCGGGCTGCGAGCGCCTgcaggagccccccagcccccgggaGGCCGAGGGCGGCCTGAGCGACTCGGATTGCAAGGAGCCGGCGGAGGAGCGGCTCGACGGGCTGCCGGCCTTGCCCAAGGCGCCCGGCGTTTCCCCGCCGGGGGGGCGCGGCGAGGAGCCCCCTCCGTACCGGCCACCCTCCGCCGCCACCaccgggccgccgccgcccgccgccgccgagctGCACCCGCTgctgcccgccgccccctcGGTCATCCACTCGCCGCAGCAGGCGGCCCTCGCCAAGCCCAAGCTCTGGTCGCTGGCCGAGATCGCCACCTCGGCGGACAAGGCGAAGGAGGCCGGCGGCGAGGCGGcgccccccgggccccccgTCCTCGGCGGTGGCGCTGCCGGGGGTCCCCCGCGCCCCTCGCCGCCGCGGCCGCGCTCGCCCGGGGCGCAGTGCCCGTTCCCCAACGGGGCCGTGCTGCCGCGGCCCCTCTACTACACGGCGCCCTTCTACCCCGGCTACACGAACTACGGCTCCTTCGGGGCCCTGCACGGGCACCCCGCCGGCGGGGCCGCCGCGCCCGGCGCCCCCTTCAATGGATTAAACCAGACTGTCCTCAACAGAGCCGAGAGCCTGGCGAAGGAAAGCAAACTGGGCAGGAGCCAGGCCCAGGTAGACCTTTGCAAAGACTCACCTTACGAACTGAAGAAAGGTATGTCCAACATTTAA